A window of the Cicer arietinum cultivar CDC Frontier isolate Library 1 chromosome 6, Cicar.CDCFrontier_v2.0, whole genome shotgun sequence genome harbors these coding sequences:
- the LOC101496176 gene encoding BTB/POZ domain-containing protein At3g22104 isoform X1, which yields MEGCCNLEVDVNGEETFMVDKTIVTQYSSKLAKIFGKSSGANGKLKVIFHDFPGGAEGFELMLRFCYNNGKSNITPSNLLLAHCAAEYMEMNESVTNVSNLLDQTEKSLQGINFWTWSEILIGLKQCQNLLVDDSCVMLEKCLDTIVGRLVLASEASPCPSTCSNDSSSGIRFSCDSKSTESIKTNFARSTWWFEDLLFLTPLVVAMLVKSMLSSKMDHHVISRFLLYYQKAKFSTAMTDEKCKIIEMVIDMHYIMDRSSVSLKTLFGILRVTLCLNISKCGRNKLENMIGFQLDQVTLDNLLVPSPYGINYLYDVNLVLRFLKAFLRQGTGAVAPIRMKKVASLIDLYIAEIAPDPCLKTSKFLALATSIPDFARDSCDELYHAMDMYLEVHTQLSQEEKLKICCGLNYEKLSPQACLHLSKNKKFPSKSAVQALISEQSKLKNLLHATTTPISTPYNESLCGSSSASQKGKKDKTSEQLVLYAGNFDIQPDNEKLRAHLQGMQWRVMELEKICRKMQTQMAKMTKSKASGHSYAKSLPKLCS from the exons ATGGAAGGTTGCTGCAATCTTGAAGTGGATGTAAATGGAGAAGAGACATTCATGGTGGATAAG ACTATTGTTACTCAATATTCAAGCAAATTGGCTAAAATATTTGGAAAATCTAGTGGTGCAAATGGAAAGCTTAAAGTTATATTTCATGATTTTCCAGGAGGTGCAGAAGGTTTTGAGCTTATGTTAAGATTTTGTTATAACAATGGAAAATCTAATATAACTCCTTCAAATCTTTTACTTGCACACTGTGCTGCTGAATATATGGAAATGAATGAATCTGTCACTAATGTTTCTAATTTATTGGATCAAACTGAAAAATCACTTCAAGGGATTAACTTTTGGACATGGTCAGAAATTTTGATTGGTTTAAAACAATGTCAGAATTTACTAGTTGATGATTCTTGTGTTATGCTAGAGAAATGTTTGGATACTATTGTCGGAAGGCTTGTTTTGGCTAGCGAAGCTAGCCCGTGTCCGTCAACTTGTTCTAATGACAGTTCATCAGGGATTCGATTTTCGTGCGACTCGAAGAGTACTGAGAGTATTAAGACTAATTTTGCTCGCTCGACGTGGTGGTTTGAAGATCTGTTATTTCTGACTCCTTTGGTGGTTGCCATGTTGGTTAAGTCGATGCTTTCGAGTAAAATGGATCATCATGTTATCAGTAGGTTTCTTCTTTATTATCAGAAGGCGAAATTCTCGACTGCTATGACGGACGAGAAGTGCAAGATCATAGAAATGGTGATAGATATGCATTATATTATGGACCGTAGTTCTGTTTCTTTGAAGACATTGTTTGGGATTCTTAGGGTTACTTTGTGTTTGAACATAAGTAAATGTGGTAGGAATAAGTTGGAGAATATGATTGGTTTTCAATTGGATCAAGTTACCTTAGATAATTTGCTTGTTCCATCTCCTTATGGAATAAACTACTTGTATGATGTGAATCTTGTTCTCAGATTTTTGAAAGCATTTCTGCGGCAAGGGACTGGTGCGGTCGCTCCGATTCGAATGAAGAAAGTTGCTAGTTTGATAGATTTGTATATAGCAGAAATAGCACCTGATCCTTGTTTAAAAACTTCAAAGTTTTTGGCACTTGCTACATCTATTCCTGATTTTGCTAGAGATTCTTGTGATGAGCTCTACCATGCAATGGACATGTATCTTGAG GTACATACTCAATTGTCACAAGAAGAAAAGTTGAAGATATGCTGTGGTTTAAATTATGAGAAGCTATCACCTCAAGCATGCCTACACCTTTCTaagaacaaaaagtttccatCAAAATCAGCAGTTCAGGCTCTCATATCTGAACAATCTAAGCTAAAAAATTTACTCCATGCTACTACTACTCCTATTTCAACTCCATACAATGAATCTCTGTGTGGTTCTAGTAGTGCTTCTCAAAAGGGTAAAAAAGACAAAACAAGTGAACAACTCGTGTTGTATGCTGGTAATTTTGATATTCAACCTGATAATGAGAAACTTAGAGCACATTTGCAAGGAATGCAATGGAGGGTTATGGAGTTAGAGAAAATCTGTAGGAAAATGCAAACTCAGATGGCTAAGATGACAAAATCAAAAGCTTCAGGACATAGTTATGCAAAATCTTTGCCAAAGCTCTGTTCATGA
- the LOC101496176 gene encoding BTB/POZ domain-containing protein At3g22104 isoform X2, translated as MFLTIVTQYSSKLAKIFGKSSGANGKLKVIFHDFPGGAEGFELMLRFCYNNGKSNITPSNLLLAHCAAEYMEMNESVTNVSNLLDQTEKSLQGINFWTWSEILIGLKQCQNLLVDDSCVMLEKCLDTIVGRLVLASEASPCPSTCSNDSSSGIRFSCDSKSTESIKTNFARSTWWFEDLLFLTPLVVAMLVKSMLSSKMDHHVISRFLLYYQKAKFSTAMTDEKCKIIEMVIDMHYIMDRSSVSLKTLFGILRVTLCLNISKCGRNKLENMIGFQLDQVTLDNLLVPSPYGINYLYDVNLVLRFLKAFLRQGTGAVAPIRMKKVASLIDLYIAEIAPDPCLKTSKFLALATSIPDFARDSCDELYHAMDMYLEVHTQLSQEEKLKICCGLNYEKLSPQACLHLSKNKKFPSKSAVQALISEQSKLKNLLHATTTPISTPYNESLCGSSSASQKGKKDKTSEQLVLYAGNFDIQPDNEKLRAHLQGMQWRVMELEKICRKMQTQMAKMTKSKASGHSYAKSLPKLCS; from the exons ATGTTTTTG ACTATTGTTACTCAATATTCAAGCAAATTGGCTAAAATATTTGGAAAATCTAGTGGTGCAAATGGAAAGCTTAAAGTTATATTTCATGATTTTCCAGGAGGTGCAGAAGGTTTTGAGCTTATGTTAAGATTTTGTTATAACAATGGAAAATCTAATATAACTCCTTCAAATCTTTTACTTGCACACTGTGCTGCTGAATATATGGAAATGAATGAATCTGTCACTAATGTTTCTAATTTATTGGATCAAACTGAAAAATCACTTCAAGGGATTAACTTTTGGACATGGTCAGAAATTTTGATTGGTTTAAAACAATGTCAGAATTTACTAGTTGATGATTCTTGTGTTATGCTAGAGAAATGTTTGGATACTATTGTCGGAAGGCTTGTTTTGGCTAGCGAAGCTAGCCCGTGTCCGTCAACTTGTTCTAATGACAGTTCATCAGGGATTCGATTTTCGTGCGACTCGAAGAGTACTGAGAGTATTAAGACTAATTTTGCTCGCTCGACGTGGTGGTTTGAAGATCTGTTATTTCTGACTCCTTTGGTGGTTGCCATGTTGGTTAAGTCGATGCTTTCGAGTAAAATGGATCATCATGTTATCAGTAGGTTTCTTCTTTATTATCAGAAGGCGAAATTCTCGACTGCTATGACGGACGAGAAGTGCAAGATCATAGAAATGGTGATAGATATGCATTATATTATGGACCGTAGTTCTGTTTCTTTGAAGACATTGTTTGGGATTCTTAGGGTTACTTTGTGTTTGAACATAAGTAAATGTGGTAGGAATAAGTTGGAGAATATGATTGGTTTTCAATTGGATCAAGTTACCTTAGATAATTTGCTTGTTCCATCTCCTTATGGAATAAACTACTTGTATGATGTGAATCTTGTTCTCAGATTTTTGAAAGCATTTCTGCGGCAAGGGACTGGTGCGGTCGCTCCGATTCGAATGAAGAAAGTTGCTAGTTTGATAGATTTGTATATAGCAGAAATAGCACCTGATCCTTGTTTAAAAACTTCAAAGTTTTTGGCACTTGCTACATCTATTCCTGATTTTGCTAGAGATTCTTGTGATGAGCTCTACCATGCAATGGACATGTATCTTGAG GTACATACTCAATTGTCACAAGAAGAAAAGTTGAAGATATGCTGTGGTTTAAATTATGAGAAGCTATCACCTCAAGCATGCCTACACCTTTCTaagaacaaaaagtttccatCAAAATCAGCAGTTCAGGCTCTCATATCTGAACAATCTAAGCTAAAAAATTTACTCCATGCTACTACTACTCCTATTTCAACTCCATACAATGAATCTCTGTGTGGTTCTAGTAGTGCTTCTCAAAAGGGTAAAAAAGACAAAACAAGTGAACAACTCGTGTTGTATGCTGGTAATTTTGATATTCAACCTGATAATGAGAAACTTAGAGCACATTTGCAAGGAATGCAATGGAGGGTTATGGAGTTAGAGAAAATCTGTAGGAAAATGCAAACTCAGATGGCTAAGATGACAAAATCAAAAGCTTCAGGACATAGTTATGCAAAATCTTTGCCAAAGCTCTGTTCATGA